Proteins from one Loktanella sp. M215 genomic window:
- the choX gene encoding choline ABC transporter substrate-binding protein, translating to MTFKSTLSVLALVAATPALAQDDCSSVTFADVGWTDITATTAATSVILDALGYETDTKLLSVPVTYISLAEGDVDVFLGNWMPTMEADIAPYRDAGTVDTVRTNLTGAKYTLAVNKVAADMGIKTFADIATHADALDDEIYGIEPGNDGNRLILDMVQADAFGLKDFKVVESSEQGMLAQVERSNGRDTPIVFLGWEPHPMNAKFDMTYLEGGDDWFGPNLGGAEVLTNTTAGYVAACPNVGKLLENLSFTLPMENEIMGAILNDNADPEAAATTWLAANPDVWGAWLDGVTTLDGGDAMAAVTDTLSS from the coding sequence ATGACCTTCAAGAGTACCCTTTCCGTACTGGCCCTTGTGGCCGCGACCCCTGCACTGGCGCAGGACGATTGCAGCAGCGTGACATTTGCCGACGTGGGCTGGACCGATATCACGGCCACGACCGCCGCGACCTCCGTCATCCTTGATGCGCTGGGCTACGAGACCGACACGAAGCTGCTGAGCGTGCCTGTCACGTACATCAGCCTCGCCGAGGGCGACGTCGACGTGTTCCTTGGCAACTGGATGCCGACGATGGAGGCGGATATCGCCCCCTACCGCGACGCGGGCACCGTGGATACCGTGCGCACGAACCTGACGGGAGCGAAGTACACGCTGGCCGTGAACAAGGTCGCTGCCGACATGGGGATCAAGACCTTTGCCGATATCGCGACCCATGCGGATGCACTGGACGACGAGATCTATGGCATCGAGCCCGGCAACGACGGCAACCGCCTGATCCTCGACATGGTGCAGGCCGATGCCTTTGGCCTGAAGGATTTCAAGGTCGTTGAATCCTCTGAACAGGGCATGCTGGCGCAGGTCGAACGGTCGAACGGCCGCGACACGCCGATCGTCTTCCTGGGCTGGGAGCCGCACCCGATGAACGCCAAGTTCGACATGACCTACCTGGAAGGGGGGGACGACTGGTTCGGGCCGAACCTGGGCGGGGCCGAGGTGCTGACGAATACGACTGCGGGCTATGTCGCGGCCTGCCCGAACGTCGGCAAGCTGCTGGAAAACCTGTCGTTCACGCTGCCGATGGAAAACGAGATCATGGGCGCGATCCTGAACGACAACGCGGACCCCGAAGCCGCCGCCACGACCTGGCTGGCCGCCAACCCCGATGTCTGGGGTGCCTGGCTTGACGGTGTGACGACGCTGGATGGCGGCGACGCCATGGCCGCCGTCACGGACACGCTGTCCAGCTGA
- the betI gene encoding transcriptional regulator BetI has protein sequence MPKLGMEPIRRAALVKATIAEVGDAGTLDISVSRIAKRAGMSSALAHHYFGGKDQIFVAAMRQILTDYRAEVLRALQDSDDRAAAIVTASFAPSCFDPATISAWMTFYVQAQTNPQAQRLLTLYQRRLRSNLTHALRGQVADPVACADLVAALIDGLYIRRALAVPKLDAVVQVLSLLNTLKDRR, from the coding sequence ATGCCCAAGCTTGGGATGGAACCTATACGCCGCGCCGCCCTGGTGAAAGCCACAATTGCCGAGGTGGGCGATGCCGGCACGCTGGACATCAGCGTCAGCCGCATTGCAAAGCGTGCGGGCATGTCATCGGCCCTTGCGCACCATTATTTCGGCGGCAAGGACCAGATCTTCGTCGCCGCCATGCGCCAGATCCTGACCGACTACCGGGCAGAGGTCCTGCGCGCCCTGCAGGACTCCGACGACCGCGCCGCCGCCATCGTCACCGCCAGCTTCGCGCCCTCCTGTTTCGATCCCGCCACGATCAGTGCCTGGATGACCTTCTACGTGCAGGCCCAGACCAACCCGCAGGCGCAGCGCCTTCTGACACTCTACCAGCGCCGCTTGCGATCCAACCTCACCCACGCCCTGCGCGGTCAGGTGGCCGACCCCGTGGCCTGCGCTGACCTGGTCGCCGCACTGATCGACGGCCTCTACATCCGCCGCGCGCTGGCCGTCCCAAAGCTCGATGCGGTGGTCCAGGTCCTGTCGTTGCTGAACACCCTCAAAGACAGGCGCTGA
- the betB gene encoding betaine-aldehyde dehydrogenase, with translation MTTTQPTASHFIGGEYVEDTAGDPIDVIYPYTGKVIARVHAATPAIIDRALQSAKDAQAAWAAMTGTERGRILRRAADIMRDRNHDLSVLESYDTGKPLSETTVADATSGADALEYFGGMAATITGEHIPLAGGDFVYTRREPLGVCVGIGAWNYPTQIACWKGAPALACGNTMVFKPSETTPLCALKVAEILTEAGAPPGVYNVVQGMGAVGASLITDPRVAKVSLTGSVPTGQKVYAAAAAGLRNVTMELGGKSPQVVFDDADLEDAVSGAILGNFYSTGQVCSNGTRVFVQRGLVDAFLKRLTERLAHVVMGDPMDMATNFGPMVSARQRDLVEACIAKGIAAGARLVHGGTRPDRDGFFIDPTVFADVTDDMALATDEIFGPVMSVLTFDTEEEALRRANATPYGLAASVFTKDLTRAHRMAAGFEAGTCYVNTHNLAPVEAPFGGSKMSGVGRENSKAAIEFYTQIKGVYVAMNPVEAPF, from the coding sequence ATGACCACCACGCAACCCACCGCCAGTCATTTCATCGGCGGCGAATACGTCGAAGACACCGCAGGTGATCCGATCGACGTGATCTATCCCTACACGGGCAAGGTCATCGCCCGTGTGCACGCCGCCACCCCCGCGATCATCGACCGCGCGCTCCAGTCGGCCAAGGACGCGCAGGCCGCATGGGCCGCAATGACCGGCACCGAACGCGGCCGCATCCTGCGCCGCGCCGCCGACATCATGCGCGACCGCAATCACGACCTCTCGGTGCTGGAAAGCTATGACACCGGCAAGCCCTTGTCCGAAACCACCGTGGCCGACGCAACCTCCGGCGCCGACGCGCTCGAATACTTCGGCGGCATGGCCGCCACGATCACCGGCGAACACATCCCGCTCGCGGGCGGCGACTTCGTCTATACTCGGCGCGAACCCTTGGGCGTCTGCGTCGGCATCGGTGCGTGGAACTATCCCACCCAGATCGCCTGCTGGAAGGGCGCGCCCGCACTCGCCTGCGGCAACACCATGGTCTTCAAGCCGTCAGAGACGACGCCGCTCTGCGCGCTCAAGGTGGCCGAGATCCTGACCGAAGCCGGCGCACCGCCGGGCGTCTACAACGTGGTGCAGGGGATGGGGGCCGTGGGCGCGTCGCTGATCACCGATCCGCGCGTGGCCAAGGTCTCGCTGACGGGCTCCGTGCCGACGGGGCAGAAGGTCTATGCCGCCGCCGCCGCAGGTCTGCGCAACGTCACGATGGAACTCGGCGGCAAGTCCCCGCAGGTCGTCTTCGACGATGCGGACCTCGAAGACGCCGTCTCCGGCGCGATCCTCGGCAATTTCTATTCCACCGGGCAGGTCTGTTCCAACGGCACGCGGGTCTTCGTGCAGCGCGGGCTGGTCGATGCCTTCCTCAAGCGCCTGACCGAACGCCTCGCCCATGTGGTGATGGGCGACCCGATGGACATGGCCACGAACTTCGGCCCCATGGTAAGTGCTCGTCAGCGCGATCTGGTCGAGGCCTGCATCGCGAAAGGCATCGCCGCCGGCGCGCGTCTGGTCCACGGCGGCACGCGCCCGGACCGGGACGGTTTCTTCATCGACCCGACCGTCTTTGCCGACGTGACCGACGACATGGCGCTGGCGACGGACGAAATCTTTGGCCCCGTCATGTCGGTCCTCACGTTTGACACCGAAGAAGAGGCCCTGCGCCGCGCCAATGCCACGCCCTACGGCCTCGCGGCCAGCGTGTTCACCAAGGACCTGACACGCGCCCACCGCATGGCGGCAGGGTTCGAGGCCGGCACCTGCTACGTCAACACCCACAACCTTGCCCCCGTCGAGGCGCCCTTCGGCGGGTCCAAGATGTCCGGCGTCGGCCGCGAGAACAGCAAGGCCGCCATCGAGTTCTACACTCAGATCAAGGGCGTCTATGTCGCCATGAACCCGGTCGAGGCACCGTTCTGA
- the betA gene encoding choline dehydrogenase: MKADYVIIGAGSAGCAIAYRLAEAGKDVLIIEHGGSDAGPFIQMPAALSYPMNMKTYDWGFRTQPEPHLGNRTLATPRGKVIGGSSSINGMVYVRGHARDFDTWAEMGAQGWAYADVLPYYKRMEHWHAGIHGGDPDWRGTDGPLHVSRGPRRNPLVKAFVEAGQQAGYPATDDYNGQQQEGFGPFDATIYHGRRWSAANAYLRPAQKTGHARVTRAFARRVIIKDGRATGVEVKRRGVTEIIDANVEVIIAASAINSPKLLMLSGIGPAAHLAEHGIPLVADRAGVGQNLQDHLELYLQQAATQPVTLFTYWKLFWKMLIGAQWLLGKRGLGTSNQFESAGFVRSRAGVEYPDIQFHFLPLAIRYDGKVAAEGHGFQAHVGPMRSPSRGSVTLASADPAADPLIRFNYMSDPQDWEDFRACIRLTREIFAQEAFTPFRGHEIQPGAAVQSDAELDDFIREHAESAYHPCGTCRMGAADDPLAVVDAQCRVIGVDGLRVADSSIFPRITNGNLNAPSIMVGEKAADHILGRDPLPAANEQPWIHPDWQTRQR, translated from the coding sequence ATGAAGGCCGACTACGTCATCATCGGCGCTGGCAGCGCTGGCTGCGCCATTGCCTACCGGCTGGCCGAGGCGGGCAAGGATGTGCTGATCATCGAACACGGCGGGTCCGACGCGGGGCCTTTCATCCAGATGCCCGCGGCGCTGTCCTATCCGATGAACATGAAGACCTACGACTGGGGTTTCCGCACCCAGCCGGAACCGCATCTGGGCAACCGCACCCTCGCCACGCCGCGTGGCAAGGTGATCGGCGGATCGTCCTCGATCAACGGCATGGTCTACGTGCGCGGCCACGCCCGCGACTTCGACACCTGGGCCGAGATGGGCGCGCAGGGCTGGGCCTATGCGGACGTGCTGCCCTACTACAAGCGGATGGAACACTGGCACGCGGGCATCCACGGCGGCGATCCGGACTGGCGCGGCACCGACGGGCCGCTGCACGTCTCCCGCGGGCCGCGCCGCAACCCGCTGGTCAAGGCCTTCGTCGAGGCGGGCCAGCAGGCGGGCTATCCCGCGACCGACGACTACAACGGCCAGCAGCAGGAAGGCTTCGGCCCGTTCGACGCCACCATCTATCACGGCCGCCGCTGGTCCGCCGCCAACGCCTATCTGCGCCCCGCGCAGAAGACCGGCCACGCCCGCGTCACCCGCGCCTTTGCCCGGCGCGTCATCATCAAGGACGGCCGCGCCACGGGGGTCGAGGTCAAGCGCCGCGGCGTGACCGAAATCATCGACGCAAACGTCGAAGTCATCATCGCCGCCTCCGCCATCAACTCGCCGAAACTGCTGATGCTCTCCGGCATCGGCCCCGCGGCACATCTGGCGGAACATGGCATCCCGCTCGTCGCCGACCGTGCGGGCGTCGGGCAGAACCTGCAGGACCATCTGGAGCTTTACCTGCAACAGGCCGCGACCCAGCCGGTGACGCTATTCACCTACTGGAAGCTTTTCTGGAAGATGCTGATCGGCGCGCAATGGCTGCTGGGCAAGCGCGGCCTCGGCACCTCGAATCAATTCGAAAGTGCGGGCTTCGTGCGGTCGCGCGCCGGGGTCGAGTATCCCGATATCCAGTTCCACTTCCTGCCGCTGGCGATCCGCTACGACGGCAAGGTCGCCGCCGAAGGCCACGGCTTTCAGGCCCACGTCGGCCCGATGCGCTCGCCCTCGCGCGGTAGCGTCACGCTCGCCAGCGCCGACCCCGCCGCCGATCCGTTGATCCGCTTCAACTACATGTCCGACCCGCAGGATTGGGAGGATTTCCGCGCCTGCATCCGCCTGACCCGAGAGATATTCGCGCAAGAGGCCTTCACCCCCTTCCGCGGTCACGAGATCCAGCCGGGTGCCGCCGTCCAGTCCGACGCGGAGCTTGATGATTTCATCCGTGAACACGCCGAAAGCGCCTATCACCCTTGCGGCACCTGCCGGATGGGGGCGGCGGACGATCCCCTCGCCGTTGTCGATGCCCAGTGCCGTGTCATCGGGGTCGACGGCCTGCGGGTGGCCGACAGTTCGATCTTTCCGCGCATCACCAACGGCAACCTGAACGCGCCTTCGATCATGGTCGGCGAAAAGGCGGCGGACCACATTCTGGGTCGCGATCCCCTACCTGCGGCCAATGAACAGCCGTGGATTCATCCCGACTGGCAAACCAGACAGCGCTGA
- a CDS encoding thermonuclease family protein, whose amino-acid sequence MAARADLSGPARVIDGDTLQIGETRIRLHGIDAPEAAQTCRSAAGVTLACGAAATTALRSLIAGQPVTCAPRDTDRYGRTVARCTARGQDSGRGMVAAGMARAYQRYSTDYVADEAAAQAGGRGLWAAQMQNPADYRAARKAAPAATGSCQIKGNISGGGHIYHMPGQENYAATRISTARGERWFCTEAEARAAGWRAARR is encoded by the coding sequence TTGGCAGCCCGCGCCGACCTCTCGGGGCCGGCGCGGGTCATCGACGGCGATACCCTCCAGATCGGAGAGACGCGGATCCGCCTGCACGGCATCGACGCGCCAGAAGCGGCGCAGACCTGCCGCAGCGCCGCGGGTGTCACGCTCGCCTGCGGGGCGGCAGCCACGACGGCGCTGCGCAGCCTGATCGCAGGGCAACCGGTGACCTGCGCGCCGCGCGACACCGACCGTTACGGGCGCACCGTGGCCCGCTGCACCGCGCGCGGGCAGGACAGCGGTCGCGGCATGGTCGCCGCAGGGATGGCCAGAGCCTACCAACGCTACAGCACCGATTACGTGGCAGACGAGGCGGCGGCGCAGGCCGGTGGGCGCGGCCTGTGGGCGGCGCAGATGCAGAACCCCGCCGATTACCGCGCCGCGCGCAAGGCGGCACCGGCGGCAACCGGCAGCTGTCAGATCAAGGGCAACATCAGCGGGGGCGGCCACATCTATCACATGCCCGGGCAGGAAAACTACGCCGCCACCCGCATCAGCACCGCCCGCGGCGAACGCTGGTTCTGCACCGAGGCAGAGGCCCGTGCCGCCGGCTGGCGCGCCGCCCGCCGCTGA
- a CDS encoding acyl-CoA carboxylase subunit beta encodes MKDHLDALAARRAESHLGGGQARIDAQHAKGKLTARERIDLLLDQGSFEEFDAFVTHRAIDFGMQDSTPMGDGVVTGWGTINGRMVYVFSQDFTVFGGSLSETHAQKICKIMDMALQNGAPVIGINDSGGARIQEGVASLAGYAEVFQRNIMASGVVPQISLIMGPCAGGAVYSPAMTDFIFMVRDTSYMFVTGPDVVKTVTNEVVTAEELGGASTHTKKSSVADAAFDNDVEAIAECRRLFDFLPLNNRKTVPTRPFFDDVNRLDESLDTLIPDNANAPYDMKELILKLADEGDFHELQADFAKNILTGFIRLEGSTVGVVANQPMVLAGCLDIDSSRKAARFVRFCDAFEIPILTLVDVPGFLPGTSQEYGGVIKHGAKLLFAYGEATVPKVTVITRKAYGGAYDVMASKHLRGDFNYAWPTAEIAVMGAKGATEIIYRGRSTEEIAERTKEYEDRFANPFVAASKGFIDEVIMPRSTRRRVCRAFASLRGKSLQNPWKKHDNIPL; translated from the coding sequence ATGAAGGATCATCTGGACGCTTTGGCGGCCCGCCGGGCCGAATCCCATCTGGGGGGCGGACAGGCCCGCATCGACGCGCAGCACGCCAAAGGCAAGCTGACCGCGCGCGAGCGGATCGACCTGCTGCTGGATCAGGGCAGCTTCGAGGAATTCGACGCCTTCGTCACCCACCGCGCCATCGACTTCGGCATGCAGGACAGCACCCCGATGGGCGACGGCGTCGTGACCGGCTGGGGCACGATCAACGGGCGCATGGTCTATGTCTTCAGCCAGGACTTCACCGTCTTTGGCGGGTCGCTGTCGGAAACCCACGCGCAGAAGATCTGCAAGATCATGGACATGGCGCTGCAAAACGGCGCGCCGGTCATCGGGATCAACGATTCCGGCGGCGCGCGCATTCAGGAAGGCGTGGCCTCGCTGGCAGGCTACGCCGAGGTGTTCCAGCGCAACATCATGGCCTCTGGCGTGGTGCCGCAGATCAGCCTGATCATGGGGCCCTGCGCGGGCGGTGCGGTCTATTCGCCCGCCATGACCGACTTCATCTTCATGGTGCGCGACACATCCTACATGTTCGTAACCGGGCCCGACGTGGTCAAGACCGTCACGAACGAGGTCGTCACCGCCGAGGAACTCGGCGGCGCCTCCACCCATACGAAAAAGTCGAGCGTGGCCGATGCCGCCTTTGACAACGACGTCGAGGCGATCGCCGAATGCCGCCGCCTGTTCGACTTTCTGCCGCTGAACAACCGCAAGACCGTGCCGACGCGGCCCTTCTTCGATGACGTGAACCGTCTGGACGAAAGCCTCGACACGCTGATCCCCGACAACGCCAACGCGCCTTACGACATGAAGGAACTGATCCTCAAGCTGGCGGACGAGGGCGACTTTCACGAGCTGCAGGCCGATTTCGCCAAGAACATCCTGACCGGGTTCATCCGTCTGGAAGGATCGACCGTCGGCGTCGTTGCCAACCAGCCGATGGTGTTGGCCGGGTGTCTGGACATCGACAGCAGCCGCAAGGCCGCCCGCTTCGTCCGGTTCTGCGATGCCTTCGAGATCCCGATCCTGACGCTGGTCGATGTGCCGGGCTTTTTGCCGGGCACATCACAGGAATACGGCGGCGTCATCAAGCACGGCGCCAAGCTGCTGTTCGCCTACGGCGAGGCGACGGTGCCCAAGGTCACGGTCATCACCCGCAAGGCCTACGGCGGCGCCTATGACGTGATGGCGTCCAAGCACCTGCGCGGCGATTTCAACTATGCTTGGCCCACGGCGGAAATCGCCGTGATGGGCGCCAAGGGCGCGACCGAGATCATCTATCGCGGCCGCAGTACCGAGGAGATCGCGGAGCGCACCAAGGAATACGAGGACCGTTTCGCCAATCCTTTCGTCGCGGCCTCCAAGGGGTTCATCGACGAGGTCATCATGCCCCGCTCGACCCGGCGACGGGTCTGTCGCGCCTTCGCGTCCCTGCGTGGCAAGTCGTTGCAGAATCCGTGGAAGAAGCATGACAACATCCCGCTGTGA
- a CDS encoding DUF7218 family protein: MTKDHGPSIKDDATYEALLEQGASKQKAARIANAQASPDQHPSEKGGKAQPYEDWTKDDLYARAQELDVDGRSTMTKDALIAALRDR, encoded by the coding sequence ATGACCAAGGATCACGGACCGAGCATCAAGGACGACGCGACCTACGAAGCCCTGCTGGAGCAGGGCGCGTCCAAGCAGAAGGCAGCGCGGATTGCCAATGCGCAGGCGTCACCGGACCAGCACCCGAGCGAAAAGGGCGGCAAGGCACAGCCCTACGAGGACTGGACGAAGGACGACCTTTACGCCCGCGCGCAGGAGCTGGACGTGGACGGACGCTCGACCATGACAAAGGATGCACTTATCGCCGCCTTGCGGGACCGCTGA
- a CDS encoding DUF6497 family protein has protein sequence MGAQQIAVPSGLEISLYDVILDADSQVARFRFLVPAIAPEAGNKTFGDVIGDLQFVCDSVIVPALLEHGWTTGDVVLSVSDKPVDFGTYDSQVVQYFQPFRLDRDTCVWEDF, from the coding sequence GTGGGCGCGCAGCAGATCGCCGTCCCGTCGGGCCTTGAGATTTCGCTTTACGACGTGATCCTCGACGCTGACAGCCAGGTGGCGCGGTTCCGGTTTCTTGTGCCGGCCATCGCGCCCGAGGCCGGGAACAAGACGTTCGGCGATGTGATCGGCGATCTGCAGTTCGTCTGCGACAGCGTCATCGTGCCGGCGCTGCTTGAACATGGCTGGACGACCGGCGATGTGGTGCTGTCGGTGTCTGACAAGCCCGTCGATTTCGGCACATATGATTCGCAGGTGGTCCAGTACTTTCAGCCGTTCCGTCTGGATCGCGACACCTGCGTCTGGGAGGACTTCTGA
- a CDS encoding acetyl-CoA carboxylase biotin carboxylase subunit, with the protein MFKKILIANRGEIACRVIKTARRMGIATVAVYSDADRNALHVKMADEAVHIGPSPANQSYIVIDRIMEAIKATGAEAVHPGYGFLSENPKFAQALEAAGVAFIGPPVKAIEAMGDKITSKKLAQEAGVSTVPGHMGLIADADEAIKIAGQIGYPVMIKASAGGGGKGMRIAWKEDEVREGFQSSKNEAANSFGDDRIFIEKFVTQPRHIEIQVLADQHGNAVYLHERECSIQRRNQKVIEEAPSPFLDEETRAAMGKQSVALAQAVGYTSAGTVEFIVDGDRNFYFLEMNTRLQVEHPVTELITGIDLVEQMIRVAAGETLPFGQSDLTINGWAIESRLYAEDPYRGFLPSIGRLTRYRPPVEEATPTRAVRNDTGVFEGGEISMFYDPMIAKLCTWAPDRATAIAEMRLALDGFELEGIGHNLPFLAAVMDHPKFVDGAMTTAFIAEEFPDGFDGVALSDDTLLRVAAATVAMHRISEIRRTRISGRMGNHERVVGTDWNVALQGQSFDAVIAADRAGAAVTIDGRTLRVESDWTPGQPLARLQVDGSPLVLKVARISGGFQVRHRGADLKVHVRNPRQAELARLMPEKVPADTSKLLLCPMPGLIVKIDVAVGDEVHEGQTLCTVEAMKMENILRAERRGFVSKVNAGVGDSLAVDDVILEFE; encoded by the coding sequence ATGTTCAAGAAGATCCTGATTGCCAACCGTGGCGAAATCGCCTGCCGCGTCATCAAGACGGCCCGCCGCATGGGCATTGCGACCGTGGCGGTCTATTCCGACGCCGACCGCAACGCGCTGCACGTCAAGATGGCGGACGAGGCGGTCCACATCGGCCCCAGCCCGGCGAACCAGTCCTACATCGTGATCGACCGTATCATGGAGGCGATCAAGGCGACGGGCGCCGAGGCCGTGCATCCGGGCTATGGCTTTCTGTCCGAAAATCCGAAGTTCGCGCAGGCGCTGGAGGCCGCTGGCGTTGCCTTCATCGGGCCGCCGGTCAAGGCGATCGAGGCGATGGGCGACAAGATCACCTCCAAGAAGCTGGCGCAGGAGGCGGGCGTCAGCACCGTGCCCGGCCATATGGGCCTGATCGCGGATGCGGATGAGGCCATCAAGATCGCCGGTCAGATCGGCTATCCGGTGATGATCAAGGCCAGTGCCGGCGGCGGCGGCAAGGGCATGCGGATCGCCTGGAAAGAGGATGAGGTCCGCGAGGGCTTTCAGTCGTCCAAGAACGAGGCCGCCAACAGCTTTGGCGACGACCGGATCTTTATCGAAAAGTTCGTCACACAGCCGCGCCATATCGAGATTCAGGTGCTGGCGGACCAGCACGGCAACGCCGTCTATCTGCACGAGCGTGAATGTTCGATCCAGCGCCGCAACCAGAAGGTCATCGAAGAAGCGCCGAGCCCCTTCCTTGACGAGGAAACCCGCGCCGCGATGGGCAAGCAGTCCGTGGCACTGGCGCAGGCGGTGGGTTACACTTCTGCCGGGACGGTCGAATTCATCGTCGACGGCGACCGCAACTTTTATTTCCTTGAAATGAACACCCGTCTGCAGGTCGAACATCCGGTGACGGAACTGATCACCGGCATCGACCTCGTCGAACAGATGATCCGGGTCGCGGCGGGCGAAACCTTACCCTTTGGGCAAAGCGATCTGACGATCAACGGCTGGGCCATCGAATCGCGCCTTTATGCCGAGGATCCCTATCGCGGCTTCCTGCCCTCCATCGGTCGTCTGACCCGCTACCGTCCCCCGGTCGAAGAGGCGACGCCGACGCGCGCGGTGCGCAACGACACCGGCGTCTTCGAGGGCGGCGAGATCAGCATGTTCTACGATCCCATGATCGCCAAGCTCTGCACCTGGGCGCCCGACCGCGCCACCGCGATTGCGGAAATGCGGCTGGCCCTCGACGGGTTCGAGCTGGAGGGGATCGGTCACAACCTGCCGTTCCTCGCCGCCGTGATGGATCATCCGAAATTCGTCGACGGTGCGATGACGACCGCCTTCATCGCCGAGGAGTTTCCCGACGGCTTTGACGGTGTCGCCCTGTCGGACGACACGCTACTGCGCGTTGCTGCGGCGACGGTCGCCATGCACCGGATCTCGGAAATCCGGCGCACGCGGATCAGCGGCCGGATGGGCAATCACGAACGCGTCGTCGGCACGGACTGGAACGTGGCACTTCAGGGGCAGTCTTTCGATGCGGTGATCGCAGCCGACCGGGCAGGGGCCGCCGTGACGATCGACGGCCGCACGCTGCGGGTCGAAAGCGACTGGACGCCGGGGCAGCCGCTGGCCCGCCTGCAGGTGGACGGATCGCCCCTGGTGCTGAAAGTCGCGCGGATTTCTGGCGGATTTCAGGTGCGCCATCGGGGCGCCGACCTGAAGGTGCATGTGCGCAACCCGCGTCAGGCGGAACTGGCGCGGCTGATGCCGGAAAAGGTGCCGGCGGACACGTCCAAGCTGCTGCTTTGCCCGATGCCGGGCCTGATCGTGAAAATCGACGTGGCCGTCGGTGACGAGGTCCACGAAGGCCAGACCCTGTGCACCGTCGAGGCGATGAAGATGGAAAACATCCTGCGCGCGGAACGGCGCGGCTTCGTGTCCAAGGTGAATGCGGGGGTGGGCGACAGCCTTGCGGTGGATGACGTGATTCTGGAATTCGAATGA
- a CDS encoding DUF4174 domain-containing protein, with protein sequence MAQTTPPPDPSHSAETDAVARWEAARTVPLDARGVDLDAFQWIARPVLVFADSPNDPQFVQQMELLAERAEELALRDVVVIFDTAPADRSDIRLRARPRGFMLSLIGKDGQIKARKPSPWTVRELSRSIDKMPMRQQEMQDRRGVDQ encoded by the coding sequence ATGGCACAGACCACCCCGCCGCCCGACCCCTCGCACAGCGCCGAGACCGATGCCGTCGCCCGGTGGGAGGCGGCGCGCACCGTGCCGCTGGATGCGCGCGGCGTGGATCTGGACGCCTTCCAGTGGATCGCGCGCCCGGTGCTGGTGTTCGCGGATTCGCCCAACGATCCGCAGTTCGTGCAGCAGATGGAGCTGCTGGCGGAACGGGCCGAGGAGCTGGCCCTGCGTGATGTCGTCGTGATCTTCGACACGGCCCCCGCCGACCGCAGCGACATCCGACTGCGGGCGCGGCCGCGCGGTTTCATGCTGTCGCTGATCGGCAAGGACGGCCAGATCAAGGCCCGCAAGCCCAGTCCCTGGACCGTGCGGGAGCTGTCGCGGTCGATCGACAAGATGCCGATGCGGCAACAGGAAATGCAGGACCGGCGCGGCGTGGACCAGTGA